One Pleurocapsa sp. PCC 7327 DNA segment encodes these proteins:
- the recN gene encoding DNA repair protein RecN gives MLSCLRIKNFALIDQLELEFSRGLTVLTGETGAGKSIILDAIDIALGGKANNRLIRQGAQQAIVEATFRVNADVRAWLQELEIDLLEDESVVCSRELTVVGDSLRSRSRINGILANRQLMAKLRDRLVEITAQGQTVQLMDSSMQRELLDLYGGTPLWQQREIVASTYNIAQAARSALEKRRQSEQQRLQRLDLLNYQVKELESANLSDPQELEQLEQERDRLAHVVDLQQLSYQANQILYQSDSEQPAVADLLGQAESILMDMTKYDEGIEPILEIIRMALNEVIEAGHQINTYGDGLEADPERLAEVEERILFLKRLCRKYGASLAEVISYYQQLQQELAELTDSDRSVEKLEAEDRIARENLNQACQELTKLRQQVATKLEKQLTEELKPLAMDKVVFVCQIDPCPPTATGSDRVVFYFSPNAGEKIQPLASTASGGEMSRFLLALKACFSDSEKQSGTLIFDEIDAGVSGKVAQAIAEKLHHLSQKHQVLCVTHQPLVAAMADSHFRVDKQIIEEFPSDIQDNNGQSHLPEIRTVVRVSSLENLQMRREELAQLTGGHSAEDAIAFAESLLAKAQAAKGLSVGESHAEAQRRRGRRKR, from the coding sequence ATGCTTTCTTGCTTGCGGATAAAAAACTTTGCTCTGATCGACCAACTAGAACTGGAATTCAGTCGGGGGTTAACCGTCCTGACTGGGGAAACAGGCGCGGGAAAGTCGATTATTTTAGATGCAATTGACATTGCTTTGGGGGGGAAAGCGAATAACCGCCTAATTCGGCAAGGCGCTCAACAGGCAATTGTAGAAGCGACGTTTCGGGTTAATGCCGACGTTCGAGCTTGGCTTCAAGAGTTAGAGATCGATCTGTTAGAGGATGAAAGCGTGGTTTGCTCTAGAGAATTGACCGTTGTGGGAGATTCTTTGCGATCGCGTTCTCGGATCAATGGCATACTCGCTAATCGTCAGTTGATGGCGAAATTGCGCGATCGCCTGGTAGAAATTACCGCTCAGGGTCAAACCGTGCAATTAATGGACTCTAGCATGCAACGAGAGTTGCTCGATCTCTATGGTGGCACACCCCTCTGGCAACAGCGCGAAATAGTCGCCTCTACCTATAATATCGCTCAAGCGGCTAGATCGGCTTTAGAAAAACGCCGTCAATCGGAGCAGCAAAGACTACAACGACTAGATTTACTAAACTATCAAGTCAAAGAACTAGAGTCTGCTAACTTGAGCGATCCACAAGAACTCGAACAACTCGAACAAGAACGCGATCGCCTCGCTCATGTCGTCGATTTGCAACAATTGAGCTATCAGGCTAACCAGATTCTCTACCAAAGCGATAGCGAACAACCCGCCGTTGCCGATCTATTGGGACAAGCGGAATCTATCTTAATGGACATGACTAAATATGACGAAGGGATCGAACCGATTCTAGAAATCATTAGAATGGCACTCAATGAAGTCATCGAAGCGGGACATCAAATTAATACCTATGGCGACGGATTAGAAGCCGATCCCGAACGACTCGCAGAAGTAGAAGAAAGAATTCTTTTCCTAAAACGCCTCTGCCGCAAATATGGAGCGAGTTTAGCCGAAGTCATTTCCTATTATCAACAACTACAGCAAGAACTTGCCGAATTAACCGATAGCGATCGATCGGTAGAAAAATTAGAAGCTGAAGATCGAATCGCTCGAGAAAATTTAAATCAAGCTTGTCAAGAGCTAACCAAGTTACGCCAACAAGTCGCTACTAAATTAGAGAAACAGTTGACTGAAGAATTAAAACCCTTGGCAATGGATAAGGTAGTTTTTGTGTGTCAAATCGATCCTTGCCCTCCCACTGCGACGGGTAGCGATCGCGTTGTTTTTTATTTTAGTCCCAATGCGGGAGAAAAAATTCAACCGCTTGCTAGTACCGCTTCTGGCGGCGAAATGAGCCGATTTTTACTCGCGCTCAAAGCGTGTTTTTCTGACTCCGAAAAGCAATCGGGGACGTTAATTTTTGACGAAATCGATGCGGGAGTATCGGGAAAAGTCGCTCAGGCAATTGCTGAAAAACTTCATCATTTAAGTCAAAAACATCAGGTTTTGTGCGTTACTCACCAACCCTTAGTAGCAGCAATGGCAGATTCCCATTTTCGCGTAGATAAACAAATTATTGAAGAATTCCCCTCGGACATACAAGATAATAACGGTCAGAGTCATCTGCCAGAAATTCGGACGGTTGTAAGGGTGAGTTCGCTAGAAAATCTTCAGATGCGGCGCGAGGAACTGGCACAACTGACAGGAGGACATTCGGCAGAAGATGCGATCGCGTTTGCAGAGTCTTTGTTGGCGAAAGCTCAAGCGGCGAAAGGGTTGAGCGTAGGAGAGTCTCACGCAGAGGCGCAGAGGCGCAGAGGGAGGAGAAAGCGTTAA
- a CDS encoding Mov34/MPN/PAD-1 family protein, producing MIRATLEQIQQIRAHAENTYPEECCGLLIGKIEGENKILIEVIATENSWDAEAAEFLSVEAGSKRNRFSIAPEVLLRVQKETRDRNLSIIGIYHSHPDHPAIPSEFDRAIAWQQYSYMIISLSQGRAVEIRSWFLDENRQFKPENNFSNQL from the coding sequence ATGATTCGAGCTACTTTAGAACAAATCCAACAAATTCGCGCTCATGCAGAAAACACTTATCCTGAAGAATGTTGCGGTTTGCTGATAGGGAAGATTGAGGGAGAAAACAAAATTCTGATAGAAGTGATAGCGACAGAAAATAGCTGGGATGCAGAAGCAGCAGAGTTTTTGTCCGTAGAGGCTGGGAGTAAGCGAAATCGCTTCAGCATTGCGCCAGAGGTTTTGCTTCGGGTACAGAAGGAAACGCGCGATCGCAATTTATCTATTATTGGCATCTATCATTCTCATCCCGACCATCCCGCCATTCCCTCAGAATTTGACCGCGCGATCGCTTGGCAGCAATACTCGTATATGATAATATCCCTAAGTCAGGGACGTGCCGTAGAGATACGCAGTTGGTTTTTGGATGAAAATCGTCAATTTAAACCTGAAAACAATTTCTCTAACCAACTATAG
- a CDS encoding bifunctional 2-polyprenyl-6-hydroxyphenol methylase/3-demethylubiquinol 3-O-methyltransferase UbiG: MSMPIDWLKGKPTPYGEIYWCEESQYGLVMPRPDRESVRSFYDLKAYYTHGSNHVTESEKNTFLDRLRVNIAWKFDRGTEITANFIDRCLAGKISRICEIGCGNGELIQQLKEIGHKVCGIEPDEKALAFLKDLDVYPGTAEEIPTAIMSRSFDLVIIKHVLEHCLDPLVALRNAYQLLRSGGMLICEVPNNCALQLSYDGVTWPFLDIPRHLNFFTPTSLRTICEKSGFKTQSLFFRGFTRQFSNSWINTQASIWDRLRDARAQTAARPLPKRISQIRVWKHLFFSLLASAEKKYDSVGIIAIRP, translated from the coding sequence ATGTCTATGCCTATCGATTGGCTGAAAGGCAAACCCACTCCCTATGGAGAAATTTATTGGTGTGAGGAATCCCAATACGGACTTGTAATGCCGCGTCCGGATCGAGAATCGGTACGAAGCTTTTACGATTTGAAAGCTTATTATACTCACGGAAGCAATCATGTTACAGAAAGTGAAAAAAATACCTTTCTAGATCGGCTTCGCGTTAATATTGCCTGGAAATTCGATCGAGGAACTGAAATAACAGCCAATTTTATCGATCGCTGCCTCGCGGGTAAAATATCTAGGATTTGTGAAATCGGTTGCGGCAACGGCGAATTAATACAACAACTAAAAGAGATCGGACATAAGGTTTGCGGGATAGAACCCGATGAAAAAGCGCTTGCCTTTCTCAAAGACCTAGATGTTTATCCTGGGACAGCAGAAGAAATTCCCACAGCCATTATGTCGCGCTCTTTCGATCTTGTTATTATCAAACACGTTCTCGAACATTGCCTCGATCCTTTAGTAGCTTTAAGGAATGCATACCAGCTACTTCGTTCGGGTGGGATGTTAATCTGCGAAGTCCCCAACAATTGTGCGCTGCAACTGTCTTATGATGGAGTCACTTGGCCCTTTCTCGATATACCGCGCCACCTAAACTTCTTTACACCTACAAGTCTGCGTACAATTTGCGAGAAATCGGGGTTTAAGACGCAGTCCTTATTTTTTAGAGGCTTTACTCGGCAATTTAGTAATTCCTGGATTAATACACAGGCTTCGATTTGGGATCGCCTTAGAGATGCTCGAGCTCAAACCGCTGCCCGTCCATTACCGAAGAGAATCTCCCAAATCCGCGTCTGGAAACACTTATTTTTTTCTTTATTGGCTTCTGCTGAAAAGAAATATGACTCTGTTGGTATCATAGCAATACGACCATGA
- the moeB gene encoding molybdopterin-synthase adenylyltransferase MoeB: MLNPNLEEIELSKEEYQRYSRHIILPEVGLEGQKRLKAASVLCVGTGGLGSPLLLYLAAAGIGRIGIVDFDVVDSSNLQRQIIHGTSWVGKSKIQSAKDRILEINPYCQVDLYEVRLTSENALDILKPYDVIIDGTDNFPTRYLTNDACVILNKPNVYGSIFRFDGQATVFNYQDGPNYRDLYEEPPPPGMVPSCAEGGVLGVLPGVIGTIQATEAIKIILGVPPENTLSGRLLVYNAMNMTFRELRLRRNPNLAPIEKLIDYEQFCGIPQAKAQEAQQQMEISEMTVQELKALIDSGADGYVLIDVRNPNEYEIAKIPGSILIPLPEIENGSGIEKVKELVNGHRLIAHCKMGGRSAKALGILKKAGIEGINVKGGITAWSKEIDPSVPQY; the protein is encoded by the coding sequence ATGTTAAATCCGAACTTAGAAGAAATAGAACTCTCTAAAGAAGAGTATCAACGATATTCTCGCCATATTATCCTGCCAGAAGTCGGGCTAGAAGGTCAAAAACGCCTTAAAGCTGCTAGCGTACTTTGTGTCGGTACGGGTGGACTTGGTTCGCCTTTACTACTCTATTTAGCTGCTGCGGGAATCGGACGCATCGGCATTGTTGATTTTGATGTAGTCGATAGTTCCAACTTGCAGCGTCAAATCATCCACGGAACTTCTTGGGTAGGGAAATCGAAAATTCAATCGGCAAAGGATCGCATTCTGGAGATTAACCCCTACTGTCAGGTGGACTTATATGAAGTCCGCCTCACCTCCGAGAATGCCTTAGATATTCTCAAACCCTACGATGTCATCATCGATGGAACCGATAACTTCCCCACCCGCTATCTCACTAACGATGCTTGCGTCATCTTGAATAAGCCCAACGTTTACGGTTCCATTTTCCGCTTCGACGGACAAGCAACCGTTTTTAACTACCAAGACGGACCCAATTATCGCGATTTATACGAAGAACCGCCACCGCCAGGAATGGTTCCCTCTTGTGCGGAAGGGGGAGTTTTAGGCGTTTTACCTGGGGTCATCGGTACGATTCAAGCTACCGAAGCGATTAAAATTATCTTGGGCGTACCCCCAGAAAATACCCTCAGCGGACGGTTGCTGGTGTACAACGCCATGAATATGACGTTTCGGGAATTGAGACTCAGACGCAATCCCAATCTTGCTCCGATTGAGAAACTGATTGACTACGAGCAATTCTGCGGCATTCCCCAAGCAAAAGCACAGGAGGCGCAACAGCAGATGGAAATTTCAGAAATGACAGTTCAGGAGTTAAAAGCACTCATCGACAGCGGTGCGGATGGTTACGTTTTAATTGACGTTCGCAACCCCAATGAATACGAAATTGCCAAAATTCCAGGGTCGATTTTAATTCCGTTGCCTGAGATCGAAAATGGTTCGGGTATCGAGAAAGTCAAAGAACTGGTCAACGGTCATCGCTTAATCGCCCACTGCAAGATGGGAGGACGTTCTGCCAAAGCATTGGGCATCCTCAAAAAAGCAGGTATTGAAGGCATCAACGTCAAAGGCGGAATTACTGCTTGGAGTAAGGAAATCGATCCCAGCGTGCCGCAATACTGA